One stretch of Carcharodon carcharias isolate sCarCar2 chromosome 20, sCarCar2.pri, whole genome shotgun sequence DNA includes these proteins:
- the LOC121292293 gene encoding coiled-coil domain-containing protein 177-like, with the protein MVDPAGNANGEAAVNGAVGGEGEMPGKGGLEAAAVLRQESPMFRLDLDNFNSAEAEGSRYVLTSPRSLEACARCGVRPVELLHKSVNELAKEAPARSMRVAAGLYEVYERERRRKLRDCREERERIIREERRRRICGPVRNSLPSSPAPRTKKTQALDLNRSKSHSMEFLQKKQDSNSTVTSSDSGASSSFSGDTCKDRHSWLKVSPRGRAVTGLHPTMGKSLSLGDLCHSPQTAKKVAKMVRELKKKGHGEVSERDRKIAALMLAKHQEETMMSHQSHRAQVEWETHRRREAMKREMEERERQRALLQCQKMWETRLEARRTKLSQEQKDAVILKQQQSLLQEEKWRLLAGSQELQRKGKLEHAKLEAQEKKMQQEELLRAKELELKMDLEFKDQLLQQKLTLAKQKKVEMEGKQVREKKLSNKVEKLKHEAALKEVVKEMEMERKMLRKSLDQKLAKSQENYEHLMEKRNRELKERATKEELQIRRARTAAEQHEKEHKEHLEVLARAAERKLQNAAQVAQEKINQISRKAVESRTERERIHRLNKIKLEEDEESKRREIQHSIAKKLEKSERIFRERQVALENSRSLARASFQIRDKVRSEINTRTFDKMALEAELHAHLDKK; encoded by the coding sequence ATGGTGGACCCTGCAGGGAACGCTAATGGAGAGGCAGCGGTGAACGGGGCGGTAGGAGGCGAGGGGGAGATGCCGGGCAAGGGCGGTCTGGAAGCGGCTGCAGTGCTGAGGCAGGAGTCGCCGATGTTCCGCCTGGACCTGGACAACTTCAACAGCGCCGAGGCCGAGGGCAGCCGCTATGTCCTGACCAGCCCCCGCTCGTTGGAGGCGTGTGCCCGGTGCGGGGTCAGGCCGGTCGAGCTCCTCCACAAGAGCGTCAACGAGTTGGCCAAGGAAGCGCCGGCCAGGTCCATGCGGGTGGCGGCAGGGCTGTACGAGGTGTACGAGAGGGAGAGGCGGAGGAAGctgagggactgcagggaggaaaGGGAAAGGATTATCCgggaggagaggagaaggaggaTCTGTGGCCCGGTCAGGAACAGCTTGCCTTCATCCCCAGCTCCCAGGACTAAAAAGACCCAGGCTTTGGATCTGAACAGGTCCAAGAGCCATTCTATGGAgtttttgcaaaagaagcaggaCAGCAACTCCACCGTGACATCCTCTGATtctggggcctcctcctccttcagtggtGACACTTGCAAGGACAGGCACAGCTGGTTAAAGGTAAGTCCCAGAGGGAGGGCAGTGACTGGGCTACATCCCACCATGGGGAAAAGCCTCAGCTTAGGGGACCTCTGCCACTCTCCGCAGACCGCCAAGAAAGTGGCCAAAAtggtcagggagctgaagaagaaGGGGCACGGGGAGGTGTCAGAGAGGGACAGGAAGATCGCCGCCCTCATGCTGGCCAAGCACCAGGAGGAGACGATGATGAGCCACCAGAGCCACCGAGCCCAGGTGGAGTGGGAGACGCACAGGAGGAGGGAAGCCAtgaagagggagatggaggagcgcgAGAGGCAACGGGCCCTGCTGCAATGTCAGAAGATGTGGGAGACCAGGCTGGAGGCCAGGCGCACCAAGCTGAGCCAGGAGCAGAAGGATGCGGTCATTCTCAAACAGCAGCAGTCCCTCTTGCAGGAAGAGAAGTGGCGGCTGTTGGCAGGCAGCCAAGAGCTGCAGAGGAAAGGTAAGCTGGAACATGCCAAACTTGAAGCTCAGGAGAAGAAGATGCAGCAGGAGGAGCTCCTCAGGGCTAAGGAGTTGGAGTTGAAGATGGACCTCGAGTTTAAAGACCAGTTATTGCAGCAGAAGCTCACCCTGGCCAAGCAGAAGAAAGTGGAAATGGAGGGGAAGCAAGTGAGGGAGAAAAAACTCTCTAATAAGGTCGAGAAGCTGAAGCACGAAGCTGCCTTGAAAGAGGTGGTCAAGGAAATGGAAATGGAGAGGAAAATGCTGAGAAAATCTCTGGATCAAAAACTAGCCAAGTCTCAGGAGAATTACGAGCATCTGATGGAGAAGAGGAACCGGGAGCTGAAGGAGAGGGCCACAAAAGAAGAATTACAGATTCGAAGAGCGAGGACAGCAGCAGAGCAGCACGAGAAGGAGCACAAGGAGCATTTGGAAGTCTTAGCCCGAGCTGCGGAGAGGAAGCTTCAGAATGCAGCACAGGTAGCCCAGGAAAAGATTAATCAAATAAGCCGCAAGGCTGTTGaaagcaggacagagagagaaaggatccACCGGCTCAACAAAATCAAGTTGGAGGAAGACGAGGAGTCCAAGCGGAGGGAGATCCAGCACTCGATAGCGAAGAAACTGGAGAAAAGTGAGCGGatcttcagagagagacaggttgctCTGGAGAACTCGCGTTCCTTGGCCAGAGCTTCCTTCCAAATCCGAGATAAGGTGCGCTCGGAAATAAACACAAGGACTTTTGATAAGATGGCCCTTGAAGCAGAACTCCACGCCCACCTGGACAAAAAGTAG